In Lacibacter sp. H375, one DNA window encodes the following:
- a CDS encoding phosphatidate cytidylyltransferase, producing the protein MAFNWQTFRTRTLTAILFVVVMLVGLLWNKWSFLFLFSIIHFGCWIEYQKLVGLVDKGYQTINPFHKYGVMIGGYGLMLFFTADWYISENVSLHSIGWMLMLAGFLMVPISELLFSKQFNFKYIAHSVFGLIYISLSWALLMHLRSGAMWMPHNGEDTFTNISTLLARISGYAVPLIIIGSIWINDTMAYIVGSLIGKTPLSSISPKKTWEGTIGGIILAVGVMWLLGYLSQSSVAWLWAVIAAVAAVAGTCGDLLESKLKRLANVKDSGSFMPGHGGFLDRFDSLLLATPFVWLLLKLIN; encoded by the coding sequence ATGGCATTTAACTGGCAAACATTCCGCACACGTACACTCACAGCTATTTTATTTGTGGTGGTGATGCTTGTTGGGTTGTTGTGGAATAAGTGGAGTTTTCTTTTTCTCTTCAGCATCATTCATTTTGGTTGCTGGATCGAATATCAGAAACTGGTTGGCTTGGTCGATAAAGGATATCAAACGATCAATCCGTTTCATAAATACGGTGTAATGATCGGTGGTTATGGGCTGATGTTATTTTTTACAGCTGATTGGTATATTAGTGAGAATGTTTCACTTCATTCTATTGGATGGATGTTGATGCTTGCGGGTTTTCTAATGGTGCCGATAAGTGAATTGCTTTTTTCAAAACAGTTCAACTTTAAATACATTGCCCATTCCGTTTTTGGTTTGATTTATATTTCACTAAGCTGGGCATTGCTCATGCATTTACGTAGTGGCGCTATGTGGATGCCGCACAATGGTGAGGATACGTTTACAAATATTTCTACATTGTTGGCGAGGATCAGTGGGTATGCTGTACCGCTTATCATTATTGGTTCCATCTGGATCAACGATACTATGGCTTACATTGTCGGGTCACTTATTGGGAAAACTCCACTCAGCAGTATCTCGCCTAAAAAAACATGGGAAGGAACTATTGGTGGTATTATTTTAGCAGTTGGGGTAATGTGGTTACTGGGATATTTGAGCCAATCATCTGTTGCATGGCTATGGGCTGTTATTGCTGCGGTTGCGGCAGTTGCAGGTACATGCGGTGACTTACTTGAAAGTAAACTGAAACGATTAGCCAATGTAAAAGACAGTGGTAGTTTTATGCCTGGCCATGGTGGTTTTCTTGATCGTTTCGATTCTTTATTATTGGCAACACCATTTGTGTGGTTGCTGTTAAAACTGATAAACTGA
- a CDS encoding M949_RS01915 family surface polysaccharide biosynthesis protein has product MMRCCVLLFLFFLMLSCKNNKQDSNTTAVVQKEKVVSEVEEVTAAVSALLPLPSSYQLKRAKKWHDVSGENWLVLYETGAYIEKGQTHASAKLSAVLYQKTDSGFVTKWKMMDQINNCELDIVCSFYDDHLTITDLDSNGLAEITMLYALSCKGDVSPNEKKLIMYEGTQKYAIRGEELMLLQKDTIGGSWKADTAFSKAPKAFLSYAVERWQKFGKQEYQ; this is encoded by the coding sequence ATGATGCGTTGTTGTGTGTTGTTGTTTCTTTTCTTTTTGATGCTTTCCTGTAAAAACAATAAACAGGACAGCAACACAACAGCTGTTGTGCAGAAAGAAAAAGTAGTATCGGAAGTGGAAGAAGTAACAGCTGCTGTTAGCGCATTGTTGCCCTTACCCAGTTCTTATCAATTAAAACGTGCAAAGAAATGGCATGATGTATCGGGTGAAAACTGGTTGGTGTTGTACGAAACGGGGGCGTATATTGAAAAAGGACAAACTCATGCATCAGCAAAACTATCTGCAGTGCTTTATCAAAAAACTGATAGTGGATTTGTAACGAAGTGGAAGATGATGGATCAGATCAATAATTGTGAGTTAGATATTGTGTGTTCATTTTATGATGATCATTTAACCATTACCGATCTCGATAGTAATGGTCTTGCTGAAATAACGATGTTGTATGCACTTAGCTGCAAAGGCGATGTAAGTCCGAATGAAAAGAAACTCATCATGTATGAAGGCACACAGAAGTATGCAATTCGTGGTGAAGAACTGATGCTTCTGCAAAAAGATACCATTGGCGGAAGCTGGAAAGCCGATACCGCTTTCAGCAAAGCACCGAAAGCTTTCCTTTCATACGCTGTTGAGCGTTGGCAGAAGTTTGGCAAACAGGAATATCAATAG
- a CDS encoding four helix bundle protein, with protein MFLHLGHTKLEVYKSSREFTFECYKLTKSLPDEEKYAMASQIRRAALSVHLNIAEGSSRKSEVERKRYYEIARGSVIEIDAALDVSNDLNYLKTFDSEKLGDTMIKMFKLLSGMIEPKH; from the coding sequence ATGTTTTTACACCTTGGTCACACTAAACTTGAGGTTTACAAGTCTTCCCGTGAATTTACTTTCGAATGCTACAAACTCACAAAATCTTTACCGGACGAAGAAAAGTATGCTATGGCATCTCAGATCAGGAGAGCTGCACTATCCGTTCATTTAAATATTGCTGAAGGGTCTTCTAGAAAATCCGAAGTTGAAAGAAAAAGATATTATGAAATTGCAAGAGGATCTGTCATTGAAATCGATGCCGCTCTTGACGTTTCAAACGACCTGAATTATCTAAAAACCTTTGATTCGGAAAAATTAGGTGACACTATGATTAAGATGTTTAAGCTTCTTTCAGGAATGATCGAGCCAAAGCACTGA
- a CDS encoding YjjG family noncanonical pyrimidine nucleotidase translates to MKYRHLFFDLDHTLWDFDANAMETLADVYKELDLQAAGINDFDLFCKHYLHHNAILWDRYHHGYISADDLKWKRMWRTLLEFKNGSEELARKMSGYFLEVLPTKQNLFPYTHEILRHLKEKEYKLHLITNGFEKTQWRKLDNSQLGQYFEEVITSERSNSVKPNKEIFEYALRITGAELTQSIMIGDNLDADIKGALNAGMHAIFVNHINAELKGIEPTYVITHLKELEGIF, encoded by the coding sequence ATGAAATATCGTCACTTGTTTTTCGATCTCGACCATACCCTTTGGGATTTTGATGCCAATGCCATGGAAACCTTGGCCGATGTGTATAAAGAACTTGATTTGCAGGCAGCTGGCATCAATGATTTTGACTTGTTCTGTAAACACTACCTGCATCACAACGCTATTCTATGGGACCGCTATCATCATGGTTATATTTCAGCTGATGATCTCAAATGGAAACGGATGTGGCGCACTTTGCTTGAATTTAAAAACGGCAGCGAGGAACTGGCCCGTAAAATGAGCGGTTATTTTTTAGAGGTGTTACCCACTAAACAAAACCTGTTCCCATACACCCATGAAATACTGCGTCATTTAAAAGAGAAGGAATACAAGCTTCACCTCATCACCAATGGTTTTGAAAAAACACAATGGCGCAAACTTGATAACAGCCAACTGGGACAATATTTTGAAGAAGTGATCACCAGCGAAAGAAGCAACAGCGTAAAACCAAACAAAGAAATTTTTGAATACGCCCTTCGTATTACCGGTGCAGAGTTAACACAGAGCATCATGATCGGCGATAATTTAGATGCAGATATTAAAGGAGCATTGAACGCTGGGATGCATGCAATTTTTGTAAATCATATCAACGCAGAGTTAAAGGGAATTGAACCAACATATGTAATTACTCATTTGAAAGAACTGGAAGGGATTTTTTGA
- a CDS encoding sterol desaturase family protein: protein MNVYALLSPLAILLLLLEIVYCVKKKNGYYSFQDTVANLATGIGNQCINLAVLFFVYHFYGWLYNNVAPWKIPATWYSLLILLLLQDFIFYWFHRVGHTINIFWAAHMPHHSSEEMNLSVGLRASFTQRMFQFLFFDWILAVIGYSPEMIYSMAAVHLFLAYWHHTRIIKKMGILEKVFVTPSHHRVHHGVNTQYLDKNFSEFLIIWDKLFGSFEEEKEEVCYGVTHPPRTWDPIYINIQYWKQLWDDAVAADSWWDKIRIWFMPLGWRPKNVGQAFPRVGYTRDDQVKFSSKQFRNTKPYIIAQIAAGLVYMFITINLTMPLTITERLIMTAGIFMMTIGWGGILRAKKWAVALELFRLLYMLVTLIAILNAHGMANWIGWQMIAGLLFVGASVLWMGFFFKPNALEGDEIPVHSELHVTA from the coding sequence ATGAATGTGTATGCACTTTTATCACCGCTGGCAATACTGTTGCTGTTACTGGAAATTGTGTATTGCGTGAAGAAGAAAAATGGTTACTACAGTTTCCAGGATACTGTTGCGAATCTTGCAACCGGCATCGGCAACCAATGCATCAATCTTGCTGTTCTGTTTTTTGTGTATCACTTTTACGGATGGCTCTACAACAACGTAGCACCGTGGAAAATTCCCGCCACCTGGTATAGCCTGCTGATACTATTGTTGCTGCAGGATTTTATTTTCTATTGGTTCCATCGTGTGGGACATACCATTAATATTTTCTGGGCGGCGCATATGCCGCATCATTCATCAGAAGAAATGAATTTATCTGTGGGTTTGCGTGCCAGTTTCACCCAGCGTATGTTCCAGTTTTTATTCTTCGATTGGATATTGGCAGTTATCGGTTACTCACCGGAGATGATCTATTCCATGGCAGCCGTGCATTTGTTTCTCGCTTACTGGCATCATACACGCATCATCAAAAAAATGGGAATACTCGAAAAGGTTTTTGTTACACCATCGCACCATCGTGTGCATCATGGTGTAAACACACAATATCTTGATAAGAATTTTTCGGAGTTTCTCATCATCTGGGATAAACTGTTTGGCTCGTTTGAAGAAGAAAAAGAAGAAGTGTGTTATGGTGTTACACATCCGCCACGCACCTGGGACCCTATTTACATTAACATCCAATACTGGAAACAATTATGGGATGATGCAGTAGCTGCTGATAGCTGGTGGGATAAGATCCGCATTTGGTTTATGCCATTGGGATGGCGACCAAAAAATGTAGGACAGGCTTTTCCAAGAGTTGGTTACACAAGAGATGACCAGGTGAAATTCTCCAGTAAACAATTCCGCAACACAAAGCCATACATCATTGCACAAATTGCAGCAGGCTTGGTTTATATGTTCATCACCATAAATCTCACCATGCCATTGACCATTACTGAACGGTTGATCATGACAGCAGGCATTTTTATGATGACGATCGGCTGGGGAGGCATTTTACGTGCAAAAAAATGGGCGGTGGCATTAGAGTTGTTCCGATTACTGTATATGCTTGTTACGCTCATTGCTATTCTCAATGCACATGGCATGGCAAATTGGATCGGTTGGCAAATGATCGCCGGTTTATTATTTGTGGGCGCATCTGTTTTGTGGATGGGTTTCTTCTTTAAACCGAATGCATTGGAAGGCGATGAAATACCTGTACATTCTGAATTACACGTGACGGCTTAA
- a CDS encoding tetratricopeptide repeat protein, with amino-acid sequence MNKLFYGLTRIVFGLFLLQLAACNERSTAPSKEDINEIDLKRGNVVLCGPADEQFGTVQFITSCSPKTKEDFDLAIALLHSFEYDEAEKVFAKVIEEEPNCAMAYWGVAMSNYHQVWPSPPTQAELEKGTKAILIAQGLKNKSKKETDYINAIAVFYKDWNSIDHRTRTLSFEKAMEKVYATYPTDKEVAAFYALSLVGASDPADKTYTKQRKAGEILTALFPGEPNHPGIVHYIIHTYDYPELASLALPAARKYATIAPSSAHAQHMPSHIFTRLGLWNECIQSNLVSTSSAKCYAETAGIKGHWDEELHGMDYLVYAYLQRGETRLAKQQFDYLNTIKEVYPVNFKDAYAFAAIPARYYLENKLWKEAAEMKMHPIDFPWQKFPWQKAIIHFTRLMGSVHTNKLDAAKTELKNLDSMRQLLIAEKDVYKANQVLIQLKTGEAWILCKEGKTNEALIQITTAVELEDKTGKSPVTPGEIIPAKESMADMLLLMNKPKEALAAYEANLKTHPNRFNALYGAGLASELSNDVVKANYYYKQLLTVANSPNADRPELEKAKLFLKNEVIAVRKYLLHYILLSTSCISSFD; translated from the coding sequence ATGAATAAATTATTTTATGGTCTTACTAGAATTGTTTTTGGTTTATTCCTGCTGCAACTTGCCGCATGTAACGAAAGAAGTACGGCTCCATCGAAAGAAGATATCAATGAGATCGATCTGAAACGTGGTAATGTAGTTTTGTGTGGCCCTGCCGATGAACAATTCGGAACTGTTCAATTTATCACTTCCTGTTCACCAAAAACAAAAGAAGACTTTGATCTTGCAATTGCGCTGCTGCATTCGTTTGAATATGATGAAGCAGAAAAAGTATTTGCAAAAGTGATTGAAGAAGAACCAAACTGCGCCATGGCTTATTGGGGAGTGGCCATGAGTAACTATCACCAGGTGTGGCCTTCACCACCAACACAGGCTGAGCTCGAGAAAGGAACAAAAGCAATCCTGATTGCACAAGGGTTAAAGAATAAATCAAAAAAAGAAACAGATTATATTAATGCCATTGCCGTATTTTATAAAGACTGGAATTCGATCGATCATCGTACACGTACACTCAGTTTTGAAAAAGCAATGGAAAAGGTTTATGCTACTTACCCAACCGATAAAGAAGTTGCGGCATTTTATGCATTGTCTCTTGTTGGGGCATCCGACCCTGCTGATAAAACATATACCAAACAACGGAAAGCGGGTGAAATCTTAACCGCATTATTCCCCGGTGAACCAAATCATCCGGGCATTGTGCATTACATTATTCACACCTACGATTATCCTGAGCTTGCATCACTAGCATTACCGGCAGCAAGAAAATACGCAACCATCGCTCCTTCATCGGCACATGCACAACATATGCCTTCGCATATTTTTACAAGGCTCGGGCTTTGGAATGAATGTATTCAATCAAATCTTGTTTCAACTTCTTCTGCAAAATGCTATGCCGAAACAGCCGGCATAAAAGGTCATTGGGATGAAGAACTGCATGGCATGGACTACCTCGTTTATGCTTACCTGCAGCGGGGTGAAACCAGATTGGCAAAACAGCAATTCGATTATCTCAATACAATCAAGGAAGTGTACCCGGTAAATTTTAAAGATGCGTATGCCTTTGCTGCAATTCCTGCACGTTACTATCTCGAAAATAAATTATGGAAAGAAGCCGCTGAAATGAAGATGCATCCAATTGATTTCCCCTGGCAGAAATTTCCATGGCAAAAGGCTATCATTCATTTTACAAGGTTGATGGGTTCTGTTCATACCAATAAACTTGATGCAGCAAAAACTGAATTGAAAAATCTTGACAGTATGCGTCAATTATTGATCGCTGAAAAAGATGTATACAAAGCCAATCAGGTGTTGATACAATTAAAAACAGGCGAAGCATGGATTCTTTGTAAAGAAGGAAAAACAAACGAAGCATTAATTCAAATAACAACTGCTGTTGAGTTGGAAGATAAAACAGGAAAAAGCCCTGTCACTCCCGGTGAAATTATTCCTGCAAAAGAATCAATGGCCGATATGTTATTGCTGATGAATAAACCTAAAGAAGCGTTGGCAGCCTATGAAGCAAATTTAAAAACCCACCCTAACCGCTTCAATGCATTGTACGGAGCAGGCTTAGCAAGTGAGTTGAGTAATGATGTAGTGAAAGCAAACTACTATTACAAACAATTGCTTACAGTAGCCAACTCTCCAAATGCCGACAGACCTGAATTGGAAAAGGCAAAATTGTTTTTAAAAAATGAGGTGATTGCTGTTAGAAAATACCTGCTGCATTATATCCTTCTGTCAACTTCCTGCATCAGTTCTTTTGATTGA
- a CDS encoding phosphatidylserine decarboxylase family protein, with protein sequence MTIHREGFKSISIAAVLFVIINLLAFNFISPTLPVLSWLIFAVTLFFFLFIVSFFRIPRRITPKNEHAIYSPCDGKVVVIEEITDVEYFKDKRIQLSVFMSPANVHVNVNPIAGEVNYSQYHKGKYLVAWDPKSSTENERHSVVLSNDRIVILVKQIAGAVAKRIVNYLQPGQKVEQGGELGFIKFGSRVDLLLPPGTKINVKLNEKVQAGVTVLAEY encoded by the coding sequence ATGACTATTCACAGAGAAGGATTTAAAAGTATTTCTATTGCAGCCGTATTGTTTGTGATCATTAATCTGCTTGCGTTTAATTTTATCAGCCCAACGTTGCCGGTTCTTTCCTGGCTCATTTTTGCAGTAACCTTATTCTTCTTTCTTTTTATTGTTTCTTTCTTTCGTATTCCAAGACGTATTACGCCCAAAAATGAACATGCCATTTACAGTCCTTGCGATGGTAAAGTGGTGGTGATCGAAGAAATAACCGATGTTGAATATTTCAAAGACAAGCGTATTCAATTGAGTGTGTTCATGAGCCCGGCGAATGTGCATGTGAATGTAAATCCCATTGCAGGTGAAGTAAATTATTCGCAATACCATAAAGGCAAATACCTAGTTGCCTGGGACCCTAAATCATCTACTGAAAACGAACGCCATAGTGTTGTGTTGAGTAATGATCGTATTGTGATCCTTGTAAAACAAATTGCAGGTGCCGTTGCAAAGCGTATCGTCAATTATTTGCAACCCGGACAAAAAGTGGAGCAAGGTGGTGAACTTGGTTTTATCAAATTCGGTTCACGTGTTGATCTGTTATTACCTCCGGGCACAAAGATCAATGTAAAGCTGAATGAAAAAGTACAGGCAGGAGTTACGGTGCTGGCGGAATATTGA
- a CDS encoding BatD family protein — protein MLKRPLYGFWMISFLLLSFCTTAQVKLSVIPSKTVVQQNESFQLQFVVEGASQIDDFTPPSFRNFEQLSGFDQTNGWTWVNGSLSEYITYTITLRPKIKGRLPIASAIVKSKGKIATSSPIVIFVKEAGATKQMEEERPDYYLMPNENLKDKVAKNLFIKATIDKNSCYVGEPVLATFKLFTRLDSESKIVKRPSLNGFSVVDMEQPETGIFSKEMYNGKMYNCYLIRKVQLFPLQSGLLTIEPVEVENLVRMIRARARSAKETNTWLDAVMEKVKESEYSNGDVIQETIILKSDSLKVNVLDLPEKNKPESFDGAVGNFSMDASLLNKSIAANDYATLRVVIKGKGNLPMITAPTVHWPSGVDSFDAKLSEEIDKHNAPISGVKTFDIPFAVSKTGLFTIPKINFTYFDEQTKTYHTLSSDSLQLNVTAAVKRKTPVFNDEPIVKEALPRWVWVAGVGSGLLVLIAGIFFVQHKREKKAEEKSIVTQQVEEYIEPQKTMDAYLQPAAYVLQGLHPKQFYTLLLQGLQDFFIERLNLQTKTASNAQIVRELQQKNWPDLAAQFQQLSQACELAIFSPMEITDDREQLMLQSKELMQEVDRRI, from the coding sequence ATGTTGAAGCGCCCACTATATGGCTTTTGGATGATCAGTTTTCTGTTATTGTCTTTCTGTACAACGGCACAAGTGAAACTGTCTGTCATCCCCAGCAAAACAGTTGTGCAGCAAAACGAAAGCTTTCAACTGCAGTTTGTAGTTGAAGGCGCAAGCCAGATCGATGATTTTACGCCACCATCCTTCCGCAATTTTGAACAGTTAAGCGGCTTTGATCAAACCAATGGATGGACATGGGTGAATGGGTCACTTTCTGAATACATTACCTACACCATCACGCTTCGACCAAAAATTAAAGGACGTTTACCTATTGCATCGGCCATTGTAAAATCAAAAGGAAAAATTGCAACATCATCACCCATTGTCATTTTTGTAAAGGAAGCAGGTGCCACAAAACAAATGGAGGAAGAGCGACCTGATTATTACCTGATGCCTAATGAAAATTTGAAAGATAAAGTTGCAAAGAACCTGTTCATTAAAGCTACGATCGATAAAAACAGTTGCTACGTTGGTGAACCTGTGCTCGCTACATTCAAATTATTTACAAGGCTCGATAGTGAATCGAAGATTGTTAAGCGACCATCGCTCAACGGTTTTTCTGTTGTAGATATGGAACAACCGGAAACAGGCATTTTTTCGAAAGAAATGTACAATGGGAAAATGTATAACTGTTATCTCATTCGTAAAGTGCAGCTGTTCCCCTTGCAATCGGGATTGCTTACGATTGAGCCGGTGGAAGTGGAGAATCTTGTTCGCATGATCAGGGCCAGAGCACGCAGCGCCAAAGAAACAAACACGTGGCTTGATGCGGTGATGGAAAAAGTAAAAGAATCGGAATACAGCAATGGTGATGTAATTCAGGAAACGATCATCTTAAAAAGTGATTCATTAAAGGTGAATGTGCTTGATCTTCCTGAAAAAAATAAACCTGAAAGCTTTGATGGTGCCGTTGGGAATTTCAGCATGGATGCATCACTCCTGAACAAAAGCATAGCAGCAAACGATTATGCAACTTTACGTGTAGTTATTAAAGGAAAGGGGAACCTGCCAATGATCACAGCACCAACTGTTCATTGGCCAAGCGGTGTTGATTCGTTTGATGCAAAGCTGAGCGAAGAGATCGATAAACATAATGCACCTATCAGCGGAGTCAAAACATTTGATATTCCGTTTGCCGTTTCAAAAACGGGATTGTTCACTATCCCCAAGATCAACTTCACGTATTTTGATGAGCAGACAAAAACTTATCATACACTTTCAAGCGACAGTCTGCAGTTGAATGTAACCGCAGCAGTGAAACGAAAAACACCTGTGTTTAATGATGAGCCAATTGTAAAAGAAGCCTTGCCTCGATGGGTATGGGTAGCAGGTGTTGGCAGTGGTTTGCTGGTATTGATCGCCGGTATCTTTTTCGTTCAACACAAACGTGAAAAGAAGGCTGAGGAAAAAAGTATTGTAACCCAACAAGTGGAAGAATATATTGAACCACAAAAAACAATGGATGCTTACTTGCAACCGGCAGCATATGTATTGCAAGGCTTGCATCCGAAACAATTTTATACATTGCTGTTGCAAGGGTTGCAGGATTTTTTCATTGAACGATTAAACCTGCAAACAAAAACGGCGAGCAATGCACAAATTGTGCGTGAACTGCAACAAAAAAATTGGCCCGATCTGGCAGCACAGTTTCAACAATTGTCTCAGGCTTGTGAACTGGCTATTTTTAGTCCAATGGAAATTACAGATGATAGGGAACAGCTCATGCTTCAATCAAAAGAACTGATGCAGGAAGTTGACAGAAGGATATAA
- a CDS encoding SDR family oxidoreductase, with the protein MNVVITGASRGIGKAVAEIFAANGHALYLSSKSEVAIYKTMAEMQDKYPRVKIKAKARDLSKREEVDSFGKWVLDNSFNIDVLVNNAGNFLPGSVYNEEDGFLEEMIATNLYSAYHLTRKLLPQMMKQSPVSGSRGHIFNMCSIASLHSYKNGGAYSISKYAMHGFSKNLREEMKPHLIKVTSVFPGAVMTDSWGDYDNSAKRIMEAEDIAKLVYASSQLSPQACVEDIIIRPQLGDL; encoded by the coding sequence ATGAACGTTGTCATCACTGGTGCATCAAGAGGAATTGGCAAAGCCGTTGCAGAAATTTTTGCGGCAAACGGGCATGCTTTGTATCTCAGTTCAAAAAGTGAAGTGGCGATCTATAAGACCATGGCAGAGATGCAGGACAAATATCCCCGTGTAAAAATAAAAGCCAAAGCTAGGGATCTCAGCAAAAGGGAAGAGGTAGATAGTTTTGGGAAATGGGTACTCGACAACAGTTTCAACATTGATGTATTGGTGAATAACGCCGGTAATTTTTTACCCGGTAGTGTGTATAATGAAGAAGATGGTTTCCTGGAAGAAATGATCGCTACGAATCTTTACAGTGCTTATCATTTAACCCGTAAACTGTTACCGCAGATGATGAAGCAAAGTCCGGTCAGTGGTTCACGTGGACATATTTTCAACATGTGTTCAATCGCTTCATTACACTCGTATAAAAACGGCGGTGCATACAGCATCAGCAAATATGCCATGCATGGGTTCAGCAAAAACTTACGTGAAGAGATGAAACCGCATCTGATCAAGGTAACTTCTGTTTTCCCTGGCGCAGTCATGACCGATTCATGGGGTGATTATGATAATTCCGCAAAACGAATCATGGAAGCGGAGGATATAGCCAAACTGGTATATGCCAGTTCACAACTTTCGCCACAGGCTTGCGTGGAAGATATTATCATCAGGCCACAACTGGGTGATCTCTGA
- a CDS encoding CPBP family intramembrane glutamic endopeptidase gives MYENQYQRKLEPPVEFLILIGIWVGCFVLGSVAAIPIWIGMTGKSLLDMQKEMFNPANVDAVKMMQVVSTIIIFFVPAFITARIVSKQPFERLGFKKGLHLNRAVVAILIMLCALPFVGFLAELNKAIPITASMKKMFDAMESQYAEQVKLMATFKTPTDYIVALFIIALMPAIVEEVFFRGAMQSIFMRWFKIPWLVIFITGFIFSAIHFSWYGFIPRVALGMVLGYIFYYTGNLWYSIIAHFFNNALMVTILYWQYTKDKKIDMEVGDSAPWWAGLISAAVLVGLFILLKKLMVTKVYPDSIANVQNQASQNQYLK, from the coding sequence ATGTACGAAAATCAGTATCAGCGCAAATTAGAGCCGCCGGTTGAGTTTTTGATCCTCATTGGCATTTGGGTAGGATGTTTTGTTTTAGGCAGCGTGGCAGCCATTCCAATCTGGATCGGGATGACCGGGAAATCACTTCTAGACATGCAAAAGGAGATGTTTAACCCCGCAAATGTGGATGCGGTGAAGATGATGCAGGTGGTTTCAACCATTATTATCTTTTTTGTGCCTGCTTTTATTACAGCAAGAATTGTATCAAAACAACCATTTGAACGTCTGGGTTTCAAAAAAGGATTGCATTTGAATCGGGCAGTTGTAGCCATATTGATTATGTTATGTGCGTTGCCTTTTGTTGGCTTTTTGGCTGAACTAAATAAAGCCATACCAATAACTGCATCTATGAAGAAGATGTTTGATGCAATGGAATCGCAGTATGCAGAGCAGGTAAAGCTGATGGCAACATTTAAAACTCCAACTGATTATATTGTTGCATTGTTTATCATTGCCTTAATGCCTGCCATTGTTGAAGAGGTATTTTTCAGAGGAGCAATGCAAAGTATTTTTATGCGATGGTTTAAAATACCATGGCTGGTTATTTTTATCACCGGATTTATTTTCAGTGCTATTCACTTTTCGTGGTATGGATTTATTCCTCGTGTTGCTTTGGGAATGGTACTCGGCTATATTTTCTATTACACCGGCAACCTTTGGTACAGCATTATTGCGCATTTCTTTAATAATGCATTGATGGTAACTATTCTTTACTGGCAATACACTAAGGACAAAAAAATTGATATGGAAGTGGGTGACAGTGCTCCGTGGTGGGCGGGTTTGATCAGTGCAGCGGTATTAGTGGGACTGTTTATTCTGCTGAAAAAACTGATGGTAACAAAAGTGTATCCTGATAGTATTGCGAATGTGCAAAACCAAGCATCGCAAAACCAATATCTTAAATAA